Below is a genomic region from Pseudomonas extremaustralis.
GCCGATCTGTTTATTGCTCATGCCGGCGGCGATCAGCGCCAGGGTCTGGCCTTCGCGCTCGGTGAGGTGGTCGCCGCCGGGTGCCTCGCCCGGTTGCGTGGGCTCGGCCTGGTCGGCGAGCAAGGCGATCAGCGTCGAGTCCAGCACGATCGCGCCCTTGTGGCAGTTGCGCATATACGCCAGCAGCGCGTCGGGTTCGGTTTCCTTGAGCACGTAACCGCTGGCGCCCAGGCGCAAGGCAGTGAGCAATTCGGCGCGGTCCATCGAGGCCGTGAGCACCACCACCTGGCAGTCCAGGCGCAACTGGCGCAGTTCGTCCAGCACCTGCAGACCGCTGAGGCCCGGCATGTGCAGGTCCAGCAGCACCTGCTGGGGCGTCAGGCTCACGGCCAGGTTGATGCCTTCTCGGCCACTGGCCGCCTGCCCCACCACTTCGAAGTCGTCGCTGGCGTCGAACAACTGCGCCAGGCCTTTGCGAAACAGCGGGTGATCATCGATCAGTAATAAGGTCGTGCAGTCCATCGAGACTCCCTTGTGGCAGGTCGTGGTGGCGGCGCAGGCCGAGGTGCACGCGCACCCCGTGCGGGCGGATCGCTTCTATGCTCAGGCGCGCACCGATGCTGGCGGCGCGCTCGCGGATAATCGCCAGACCGAAATGGTTGTGCTCTTCGCACGCCGGGCTCAGGCCGATGCCATCGTCCTCCACCGACACCGAGGCCTCGCCGTCCTGGGTCTGGCGCAGTTCGATGCGCACATGCCGGGCGTGGGAGTGACGCACCGCGTTGGCCAGAGCCTCGCGCACGATCTGCAGGATCTGCAATTCGGTTTCCGGGCTCAGGGCGTCGTCGGCCAGGCGGTTGTCCAACTCGAACACGATGATGCAACGCCGCGAAAACTCGGCGACGGAATCGGCCAGGGCCTGGCGCAGCGAGCGACCGTCCATGGTCAGGCGCGCGCTGGTAATCAGCTCGCGTACCTGACGCTGCAACTGGCTCAGGCCGGCGCAGAGGTCTTGCAGGGCCGGCGCGCCCACTTGTGACTGCAACCCGTGGGCCTGGAACGCCAGGTAACCCAACTGTTGCGCCACCGAATCGTGCAGCTCGCGGGCCAGGGCGCCGTGGCGCGACGTCGCCTGTCGACGCTGCTGCTCACGCTGGTCGCTGCGCAGGCGCACGGCAACCCCCACGGCGTAAGCCGCTTCCTCCAGCAACTGGCGCCAACTGGCACCGGCGCGCCTCGGCGTATCGAGCAGCAGCGCGCCCTTTTCGCCCTCGGGCAAGGCGCACACCAATCGGTGCACCCCCCGTTGCCGGCACGGGCCGCAAGCCTGGGGCGTGTCCGTCGCGCTCGCGTCGCGCCAGGGGCAGCGCGCCACGTCCTGGCAGCCCTCGATCAAACCGCGCCGCGTCGGGCCCAGGTCTTCGCCGCCAAGGATCAGATTGAGCCGGGCAGCGGGCAACAGTGCGTCGAAACGGTCCAGAAAACCCGACAAGGCACCGTCAGCGTGCAGGGGCAAGCCGGCCAGCAGCCTGCGCACACTACGCGCCTGTTCGGGGCGCACAGGCCCCAACCAGAGCGGCCACCCCTTCGGTCGTGTTAGCACTCTTCGATAACTCCCCGTCTCGTTGCTGAGCGTTGCCGGAAGACCAGCAACTTCCATGCCCCGAACGGGGGGGCGGCAAGGCTTATCTCCAAAGGCATAGCCCTTTTTCCAGATTGAGAAGATTTTCCCCGTAGGAAACTATCTCTCCCAACAGGAAACAAAACGCACTTTGGAGAGCCCGCATGACGCACACCCACAACCGCCCCATCGTGGTGATGCAATCAGCAACCGTCCCCACGGAGGTTGTCGCCGAACTGGACAACCCGTTGCTGCTGAGCGGCGAACAACCCGACTTTGCCCGGCGCTTGCAACAGGCATTGGCCAGCGCCACGGTGGGCTGTCGCCTCTATCTGCTGGGGGATGAAGCGTTTGTCTGGCGCATTCACGCCGAGGCCCGCGCCGCCGGCCTGGAAGACGACGAGATCAACGTGACCTGCACGACGCCGGGCTTGCGCCAGGTGTATTGCGCCCATTGCGGGCTGACCCAGACCGCCGGCCCGGAGCCGCTGTTGAACTGCATCGGCTGCAACGTCGGGCTGGAAGTGCGCACGCATTTTTCCCGGCGCCTGGGGGCTTACCTCGGCGTGTGCGGCAATCCCGACCAGCCTTACGCGGGGTTCCAGCCATGAGCGCCGCCCTCGAGGTCCGGGTCAGCGCGGCCAGAATGCTCACGCCGGTGGTGCGCGAGTTCACCCTCAGCGCCTGCAACGGCGCCCTGCCCGCTTTCTCGCCTGGCAGCCACGTCCAGGTGCATCTGCCGCTGGCCGAGGGCACGGTGCGCAATGCCTATTCGCTGACCGGCGACCCGGCGGACACCCGCGACTACCGCATCGCCGTGCGCCTGCAGGACTCATCCCGTGGCGGTTCGCAATACCTGCATCAGCAGGTGCAGGTCGGCGACACCTTGCGGATTTCGCCGCCGGCCAATCTGTTTGCGCCCCATGGCACCGCACGCCTGCACATCCTGATCGCCGCCGGCATCGGCATCACGCCGTTCATGGCCTATATCGCCGCGCTGGAACAGCAGCAGGCCGATTTCGAACTGCATTACCTGTTCCGACCGGGCCTGAGCGATGCCTACCTCGATGAACTGCAACAGCGCCTCGGCCCGCGCCTGCATGTCTACGCGCAACGCCCGGAGCTGAACCGCATCCTCGCCAACCGACCGCTGGGCAGCCACGTCTACACCTGTGGCCCGCAAGCCTTGCTCGAAGCGGTCGAGCACCACGCCACACGCCTCG
It encodes:
- a CDS encoding response regulator, which gives rise to MDCTTLLLIDDHPLFRKGLAQLFDASDDFEVVGQAASGREGINLAVSLTPQQVLLDLHMPGLSGLQVLDELRQLRLDCQVVVLTASMDRAELLTALRLGASGYVLKETEPDALLAYMRNCHKGAIVLDSTLIALLADQAEPTQPGEAPGGDHLTEREGQTLALIAAGMSNKQIGRELGISDGTVKIYVRSLLQKLGLHSRLELAAWVHSGALLKHEERH
- a CDS encoding ATP-binding protein; amino-acid sequence: MRPEQARSVRRLLAGLPLHADGALSGFLDRFDALLPAARLNLILGGEDLGPTRRGLIEGCQDVARCPWRDASATDTPQACGPCRQRGVHRLVCALPEGEKGALLLDTPRRAGASWRQLLEEAAYAVGVAVRLRSDQREQQRRQATSRHGALARELHDSVAQQLGYLAFQAHGLQSQVGAPALQDLCAGLSQLQRQVRELITSARLTMDGRSLRQALADSVAEFSRRCIIVFELDNRLADDALSPETELQILQIVREALANAVRHSHARHVRIELRQTQDGEASVSVEDDGIGLSPACEEHNHFGLAIIRERAASIGARLSIEAIRPHGVRVHLGLRRHHDLPQGSLDGLHDLITDR
- a CDS encoding dimethylamine monooxygenase subunit DmmA family protein, whose translation is MTHTHNRPIVVMQSATVPTEVVAELDNPLLLSGEQPDFARRLQQALASATVGCRLYLLGDEAFVWRIHAEARAAGLEDDEINVTCTTPGLRQVYCAHCGLTQTAGPEPLLNCIGCNVGLEVRTHFSRRLGAYLGVCGNPDQPYAGFQP
- a CDS encoding PDR/VanB family oxidoreductase, giving the protein MSAALEVRVSAARMLTPVVREFTLSACNGALPAFSPGSHVQVHLPLAEGTVRNAYSLTGDPADTRDYRIAVRLQDSSRGGSQYLHQQVQVGDTLRISPPANLFAPHGTARLHILIAAGIGITPFMAYIAALEQQQADFELHYLFRPGLSDAYLDELQQRLGPRLHVYAQRPELNRILANRPLGSHVYTCGPQALLEAVEHHATRLGWPRKRVHSEAFKGAQPGQPFDLHLVRSDRHLHVEAEQSLLEALEHAGLQVPNLCRGGVCGQCMTRHHGGAIEHRDSFLSPAEQAEFLMPCVSRGTGPCVSLDL